A portion of the Chondrinema litorale genome contains these proteins:
- the solA gene encoding N-methyl-L-tryptophan oxidase: protein MLFNRKYYDVIVVGLGAMGSASLYQLATQLTGKGKKVLGIDQLAPPHNMGSTHGGSRITRQAYYEGKEYIPILKHSYDLWRKIENDSQSRFFEITGGLMMGSRTNSIVDKSEMSAKAYDLPYEIFDYKEIKKRYPMFKANTNTWALLDKLAGYLEPEAGVTKQLELAVKEGAEVNTNEQVQFWDAENYAKGIRVKTNKGDYIAEKLIVTTGPWAKGMMQELGITLKPERLIQFWMKPTSNASAFLPAHFPIFLWNVEKNLDVYGFPAKDGIEQGCKVAFYPHQDHEMREFCSAYNIDREVHDKDVELIRKYLAQYVPELNGECLKTAVCMHTESPDLHPIIDFHPEYRNVCIANGFSGHGFKYSNVAGQILADLTINGKSDFDISLFRADRFSSRLSQQ from the coding sequence ATGCTTTTTAATAGAAAATATTATGATGTAATTGTTGTAGGATTAGGTGCAATGGGAAGTGCGTCTTTGTATCAACTTGCTACACAATTAACTGGTAAAGGGAAAAAAGTACTAGGTATTGATCAGTTAGCTCCGCCGCATAATATGGGTTCTACACATGGTGGTTCTAGAATTACCAGACAGGCATATTACGAAGGGAAAGAATATATTCCGATTTTGAAGCATTCTTATGATTTGTGGCGAAAAATTGAGAACGACAGCCAATCTCGTTTTTTCGAAATTACAGGTGGATTGATGATGGGGAGTCGAACCAATTCTATTGTAGACAAATCGGAAATGAGTGCAAAAGCTTATGATTTGCCTTATGAGATTTTCGATTACAAGGAGATAAAAAAGCGCTATCCGATGTTTAAGGCGAACACGAATACGTGGGCATTACTAGATAAATTGGCTGGTTACTTAGAGCCTGAAGCTGGAGTTACGAAGCAATTAGAATTAGCTGTAAAAGAAGGAGCTGAGGTAAATACCAATGAGCAAGTACAGTTTTGGGATGCAGAAAACTATGCTAAAGGTATTCGTGTAAAGACAAATAAAGGAGATTACATCGCAGAGAAATTAATTGTTACCACCGGTCCTTGGGCAAAAGGAATGATGCAAGAGCTGGGTATTACCTTAAAGCCAGAAAGGTTAATTCAGTTCTGGATGAAGCCAACAAGCAATGCTTCTGCATTTTTACCAGCGCACTTTCCAATATTTCTTTGGAATGTAGAGAAGAATTTGGATGTATATGGCTTTCCGGCTAAAGATGGAATCGAGCAAGGTTGTAAGGTAGCTTTCTACCCGCACCAAGACCATGAGATGAGAGAGTTTTGTTCTGCCTATAATATAGATAGAGAAGTGCATGATAAAGATGTAGAGCTAATAAGAAAGTACCTTGCTCAATATGTTCCTGAGCTAAATGGAGAATGTTTAAAAACGGCAGTATGCATGCACACAGAATCGCCAGATTTACATCCTATAATAGATTTTCACCCTGAATACAGGAATGTTTGTATTGCCAATGGTTTCTCTGGGCATGGTTTTAAGTATTCTAATGTTGCAGGGCAAATTTTAGCAGACCTAACAATTAATGGAAAATCTGATTTTGATATTTCTTTGTTTAGAGCAGATAGGTTTTCGAGCAGACTTTCTCAACAATAA
- a CDS encoding glycosyltransferase family 4 protein has protein sequence MRKNTLKILMLGWEFPPILSGGLGQACYGLASALSSRVELTVILPKRHPEAKLNAGQVIGLNQIEYEDEYEKKVEKSYEEFTTIKYVDASFDLYPIAERKKKITETHQRVLYLEKQIKKSSTLKQLFNVESIYGPNIMEKVNAYAKVVTDLAKDIKFDIVHAHDWITLPAAMKIKETYNKPFIAHIHSLETDRTGEGSKNKIYEIEQKGMEAASFVFAVSNYTRSCIQRNYKIPLDKLITIHNGIDQFCNPEIPEKLTKEEDSIKKILFLGRITRQKGPGFLVETAIHLLKKHQKVKFVIAGIGDRLRETMLYAKNRDVLQYFEFVGFLDKQKVIELMASSDVHFMPSVSEPFGLAALEAAQVGLPVVASKQAGVNEVLPEILKANFWDTATFANYLYALLNYEGLSKEISMLTAKAVPALSWTKAAEDICFFYEKLSAGDLEIDDINRPKLKP, from the coding sequence TTGAGAAAAAATACTTTAAAAATTTTGATGTTGGGTTGGGAGTTCCCCCCAATACTAAGCGGAGGACTTGGTCAAGCTTGTTATGGCTTGGCAAGTGCTCTGAGTAGTCGAGTTGAATTAACAGTAATCCTTCCTAAAAGACACCCCGAAGCGAAGTTAAATGCCGGGCAGGTAATAGGTCTTAATCAAATTGAGTACGAAGATGAGTATGAAAAAAAGGTTGAAAAATCTTATGAGGAATTTACTACTATTAAGTATGTAGATGCCAGTTTTGACCTATACCCTATTGCTGAGCGGAAGAAAAAAATTACGGAAACCCACCAGCGCGTACTTTATCTAGAAAAACAGATTAAAAAATCCTCTACATTAAAACAGCTTTTTAATGTAGAAAGCATTTACGGGCCAAACATTATGGAGAAAGTAAATGCTTATGCTAAAGTGGTGACCGATCTGGCAAAAGACATCAAATTTGATATAGTACATGCCCACGACTGGATAACCCTGCCAGCTGCGATGAAAATTAAAGAGACCTATAACAAACCATTCATCGCACATATTCACTCTTTAGAGACAGACAGAACAGGTGAAGGAAGCAAGAATAAAATTTATGAAATAGAGCAAAAAGGCATGGAGGCAGCTTCGTTTGTTTTTGCAGTAAGCAATTACACAAGAAGTTGTATTCAAAGAAATTATAAAATTCCTCTCGATAAGCTCATTACTATACACAATGGTATAGATCAGTTTTGCAATCCGGAAATACCAGAAAAATTAACCAAAGAAGAAGACAGCATAAAAAAGATTTTATTCTTGGGTAGAATTACCAGACAAAAAGGGCCAGGATTTTTGGTAGAAACAGCCATACATCTTTTAAAGAAACACCAAAAAGTAAAGTTTGTAATTGCAGGTATTGGTGACCGCTTACGCGAAACCATGCTTTATGCTAAAAACAGAGATGTACTGCAGTATTTCGAATTTGTGGGTTTTCTAGACAAGCAGAAAGTTATAGAACTAATGGCCAGCAGCGATGTGCATTTTATGCCTTCTGTTTCTGAGCCATTTGGTTTAGCAGCCTTAGAAGCTGCTCAAGTAGGTTTACCAGTTGTAGCCTCTAAGCAAGCTGGTGTAAACGAAGTTTTACCTGAAATATTAAAAGCAAACTTTTGGGATACAGCTACATTTGCAAATTACCTTTATGCTTTGCTTAATTATGAAGGGCTCAGTAAAGAAATAAGCATGTTAACTGCTAAGGCAGTGCCTGCATTGAGTTGGACAAAAGCAGCAGAAGACATTTGCTTTTTTTATGAGAAACTTTCTGCAGGAGATTTAGAGATTGATGATATAAACAGACCTAAGTTAAAACCCTGA
- a CDS encoding YceI family protein: MLLHKPFIVILTTAFILLGSLHAQNFDYTYTSYKVLPESRIELQGTTNINEFNCYTLELVPEVSALVLPAPKSQSILLKNSTVKIKVKSLECGKEAINRDLKKTLKGDDYPEILIGLNQINFEEDKSNKITINASLEVAGTTKPANLNLTGEFDSKDSIYYIEGKYKIRLTDFNIEPPQPLFGLIKVHDDIVISFDLALKHDNNTADLAPVLSKEMYE; the protein is encoded by the coding sequence ATGCTACTTCATAAACCATTTATAGTAATTCTAACAACTGCTTTTATTTTACTTGGAAGCTTGCATGCTCAAAACTTTGACTACACTTATACCAGTTATAAAGTTTTACCAGAAAGTAGAATAGAGCTACAAGGCACTACCAACATCAATGAGTTTAATTGCTATACTTTGGAGCTCGTACCCGAAGTTTCTGCATTAGTACTGCCAGCTCCCAAAAGCCAATCTATATTATTGAAAAATTCTACAGTTAAAATAAAAGTAAAAAGTCTTGAGTGTGGTAAAGAAGCAATTAACCGCGATTTAAAAAAGACTTTAAAAGGAGATGATTATCCAGAGATTTTAATCGGTTTAAACCAAATTAATTTTGAGGAGGATAAAAGTAATAAGATCACAATTAATGCTAGCTTAGAAGTAGCTGGAACTACCAAACCTGCCAATCTCAATCTTACTGGAGAATTCGATAGCAAAGACAGCATCTATTACATTGAAGGTAAATACAAAATTAGATTAACCGACTTTAATATAGAACCACCACAACCATTATTCGGCTTGATTAAAGTGCATGATGACATTGTAATTTCTTTTGATTTAGCATTGAAACACGATAATAATACTGCCGATTTGGCACCAGTGCTTTCTAAAGAAATGTATGAATAA
- a CDS encoding DUF350 domain-containing protein, with product MFLNPDNLLNAGSFLLLYIITFLIGKGIKTAISPYNLNKELTEKNNIALAISTAGYFIGITAVYVGVYDGPNFDSWLMNVVHIGGYSLLGVVLINVSRFINDKLILYKFSNNKEIIEDQNMGTGFVQAASYIASGLIIGGALHSEGGNIITSLAFFIFGQICLILFALLYDWLTPYSVHGEIENENTAAGLGFSGGFIAIGIIVMKGVSGKFISWTDNLSNLAFNIEILFIYLIFVRFFFDKVIIPNADLNKQIAVKKSISAGLLEFIISISFSITLFYIINHT from the coding sequence TTAAATGCAGGAAGCTTTTTACTTTTATATATAATCACTTTTTTGATTGGCAAAGGAATTAAAACAGCTATTTCTCCCTACAATCTTAACAAAGAACTTACTGAAAAAAACAACATCGCTTTAGCCATAAGTACTGCAGGCTATTTTATAGGCATTACAGCAGTATATGTTGGTGTTTATGATGGTCCAAACTTTGATTCTTGGTTAATGAATGTGGTACATATTGGAGGCTACTCACTTTTGGGAGTTGTACTAATCAATGTTTCAAGGTTTATAAATGACAAGCTGATTTTGTACAAATTTTCTAATAATAAAGAGATTATTGAAGACCAAAACATGGGAACTGGTTTTGTACAAGCAGCCTCATATATTGCTTCAGGGTTAATTATTGGTGGTGCACTACATAGTGAAGGTGGTAATATAATAACCTCTCTTGCCTTTTTTATTTTTGGTCAAATTTGCCTTATCCTTTTTGCTTTACTATACGATTGGTTAACCCCCTACTCTGTACATGGTGAGATAGAAAATGAAAACACAGCCGCAGGATTAGGCTTCTCTGGAGGCTTTATTGCAATTGGTATTATTGTAATGAAAGGGGTTTCTGGCAAGTTTATTAGCTGGACCGACAATCTCTCTAACCTCGCCTTTAATATTGAAATTCTATTCATTTACCTAATCTTCGTTCGCTTTTTCTTTGACAAAGTCATTATCCCAAATGCTGACTTAAACAAGCAAATTGCAGTTAAAAAAAGCATTAGTGCTGGCTTGCTAGAATTCATCATTTCTATCAGCTTCTCGATTACTCTATTTTATATCATCAATCATACTTAA
- a CDS encoding MATE family efflux transporter, whose translation MEEKVQAKSLNQQVLQLAIPNILSNLAIPLLSSVDTALVGHLQGLEYLGAVAVGGMIFNFIYWGFGFLRMGTTGLTAQAFGNNDQHESSLILVRALFIAGIIATLLLLLQVPLASLSFFLVKASPDVEVYAKSYFYIRILAAPATLGIYAIQGWFLGMQNAKFPLYMALVINLSNIFFSVLFVKALGMKSDGVAMGTVCAQYIGLIMSIILFRWKYATYLKNINLKIAIESKALKRFMSVNGDIFIRTICLVFVFSYFTAASAAFGDDILAANTILMQFWTILAYGIDGFAYAAESLVGKFVGAKDLKSLKNIIFTLFVWSGGMGLAFSAAFWMFDTQLLNIYTDKENIIKLASQYIWWTIFAPLINGICFIWDGVFLGATDTKALRNSMLICTFLVFIPIFFLLKAQLGNTALWLAMTIFMVSRGVTLSFFAKKRIKSWVNA comes from the coding sequence ATGGAGGAAAAAGTACAAGCAAAGAGTTTGAACCAGCAAGTTTTACAACTAGCAATACCAAATATTTTAAGCAATCTTGCCATTCCATTGCTTAGTTCGGTTGATACTGCCCTAGTTGGGCACTTACAAGGTTTAGAGTATTTAGGTGCGGTTGCTGTTGGAGGAATGATTTTCAATTTTATCTATTGGGGGTTTGGTTTTTTAAGAATGGGAACTACTGGACTTACCGCCCAAGCTTTTGGCAATAACGACCAACACGAATCTTCGCTAATTCTAGTAAGGGCTTTGTTTATTGCTGGTATAATAGCTACACTCCTATTGTTACTTCAAGTACCACTTGCTTCACTTAGTTTTTTTCTGGTAAAAGCCTCACCAGATGTAGAAGTTTACGCAAAAAGCTATTTTTATATTAGAATATTAGCAGCACCAGCCACACTAGGAATCTACGCGATACAAGGTTGGTTTTTGGGAATGCAAAATGCCAAATTCCCCTTGTACATGGCACTAGTTATTAATCTTAGTAACATATTTTTTAGTGTGCTCTTTGTAAAAGCCTTGGGAATGAAATCTGATGGCGTGGCTATGGGAACCGTTTGCGCACAATACATTGGCTTAATTATGTCCATTATCTTATTTAGATGGAAGTATGCCACTTACCTTAAAAACATAAATCTTAAGATCGCTATAGAAAGCAAAGCACTAAAGCGATTTATGTCTGTTAATGGAGATATATTTATTAGAACGATCTGTCTAGTATTTGTTTTTAGCTACTTTACGGCTGCTTCTGCTGCTTTTGGAGATGACATTCTCGCAGCCAACACCATTCTTATGCAATTCTGGACTATTCTCGCTTATGGTATCGATGGCTTCGCTTATGCTGCAGAAAGCCTTGTAGGCAAATTTGTAGGTGCTAAAGATTTAAAGAGTTTAAAAAACATCATTTTCACTCTTTTTGTATGGTCTGGTGGTATGGGCTTGGCATTTAGTGCAGCTTTCTGGATGTTCGACACACAATTGCTCAATATCTACACTGATAAAGAAAATATAATAAAACTGGCTAGCCAATACATCTGGTGGACAATATTTGCTCCTTTAATTAATGGTATCTGTTTTATTTGGGATGGTGTTTTTCTCGGGGCAACCGATACAAAAGCACTTCGAAACTCCATGCTTATCTGCACTTTTCTGGTATTTATTCCAATTTTCTTTTTGCTTAAAGCACAATTGGGCAATACAGCTCTTTGGCTAGCCATGACAATATTTATGGTATCCAGAGGTGTAACGTTAAGTTTCTTTGCCAAGAAAAGAATTAAATCTTGGGTAAACGCTTAA
- a CDS encoding nucleoside permease: MKQSLRIQLSLMMFLEYFVWGAWYVTMGTYLTQTLQFSASEIGIAFAAVSVAAMVSPIFVGMVADRFFPTEKILAVLHLFGAVVFVLIGNATEFSWFYLFFQIYTLCFMPTIALTNSISFRHLNDPDKQFPGIRVFGTIGFIAAGLVISFAGYEDKATMFYVSAVCSVLLGVYSFFLPHTPPKDKGKEVTVSDILGLKALSMLKDRSFLIFFIASVLICVPLSFYYAWANPFLNELGMENAAAKMTFGQVSETLFLIIMPLFFKRLGVKWMLVVAMIAWVARYVLFAFGDLGPMTWMLFGGIVLHGICYDFFFVTGQIYVDNKAGDKIKSAAQGLITFATYGIGMFIGSFISGQVVEAYTIPEGHIWETIWLIPASLAAVVLVVFLIFFSEKKSVNKPEEVSI, encoded by the coding sequence ATGAAACAATCACTTAGAATACAACTCTCTCTAATGATGTTCCTCGAATATTTTGTTTGGGGGGCTTGGTATGTAACCATGGGAACATACCTAACACAAACACTTCAATTTTCGGCCAGTGAAATAGGAATTGCTTTTGCAGCTGTATCTGTTGCAGCTATGGTTTCACCCATTTTTGTAGGTATGGTTGCCGATAGGTTTTTTCCTACAGAAAAAATATTAGCAGTTCTCCATTTGTTCGGAGCAGTTGTATTTGTGTTAATTGGTAATGCGACTGAGTTTAGTTGGTTTTATCTGTTTTTTCAGATTTATACCTTGTGTTTTATGCCTACCATCGCATTAACTAATTCTATCTCATTCAGACATTTAAATGACCCAGATAAACAATTTCCAGGTATTAGAGTATTTGGTACTATCGGTTTTATTGCAGCCGGCTTAGTAATCAGTTTTGCTGGTTATGAAGATAAAGCAACTATGTTTTATGTATCTGCAGTTTGTTCTGTATTGCTTGGAGTTTACTCATTCTTTCTTCCTCATACTCCTCCAAAAGACAAAGGAAAAGAAGTTACAGTTTCAGATATATTAGGTTTAAAAGCCTTGAGCATGCTTAAAGATCGCTCATTCCTCATTTTCTTTATCGCATCTGTTCTAATCTGTGTTCCTTTATCATTTTATTATGCTTGGGCAAACCCTTTTTTAAATGAATTAGGGATGGAAAATGCCGCTGCAAAAATGACTTTCGGTCAGGTTTCAGAAACACTATTCTTAATTATAATGCCACTATTCTTTAAAAGACTTGGTGTTAAATGGATGTTGGTTGTTGCTATGATTGCTTGGGTTGCAAGATATGTATTGTTCGCTTTTGGTGATCTTGGCCCAATGACTTGGATGTTGTTTGGTGGTATAGTTCTTCACGGAATTTGCTATGACTTCTTCTTTGTTACAGGTCAAATATATGTAGATAATAAAGCAGGCGACAAAATTAAAAGTGCAGCACAAGGGCTTATTACCTTTGCGACTTATGGTATTGGTATGTTTATAGGTTCCTTTATATCTGGCCAAGTAGTTGAAGCTTACACTATTCCTGAAGGTCACATCTGGGAAACTATCTGGCTAATTCCTGCTTCTCTTGCAGCAGTTGTATTGGTGGTTTTCTTAATCTTCTTCAGTGAGAAAAAATCTGTAAATAAACCAGAAGAAGTAAGTATATAA
- a CDS encoding macro domain-containing protein: protein MGKLEVIQGDITELEVDAIVNANNTNLLGYAEGNGVNGKIIEKGGDAVSRECKKVIIKMGTLAPGEAILTTAGNLPAKHIIHTVGPVWNGGKSKEEMILTDCYDNALHLAAEKGLSSIAFPNISTGFYKFPKNIAAEIAVGTCLWFLKQEKAQKIETIYLVCHNDENYKLCKQELEKNQS from the coding sequence ATGGGAAAACTTGAGGTTATACAAGGAGATATTACAGAACTGGAAGTAGACGCCATTGTAAATGCAAACAATACTAACCTTTTAGGTTATGCCGAAGGTAATGGGGTAAATGGTAAAATTATAGAAAAAGGTGGAGATGCTGTTTCAAGAGAATGCAAAAAAGTGATTATCAAAATGGGCACTTTAGCTCCTGGAGAAGCTATTTTAACTACTGCCGGAAACTTACCAGCAAAACATATTATTCATACTGTCGGTCCAGTTTGGAATGGAGGTAAATCGAAAGAAGAGATGATACTTACCGACTGCTATGACAATGCACTACATCTTGCCGCAGAAAAAGGACTTAGCTCAATAGCCTTCCCTAACATTAGCACTGGCTTTTACAAATTTCCTAAAAACATTGCTGCCGAAATAGCTGTTGGTACTTGCCTTTGGTTCTTAAAACAGGAAAAAGCCCAAAAAATCGAGACAATTTATCTGGTTTGCCATAATGATGAAAACTATAAATTGTGCAAACAAGAACTTGAAAAAAATCAATCTTAA
- a CDS encoding YceI family protein, which yields MRPLYNIIQAVIIGSLLIAQPLFGQDNYKVDNDNSTMTVSGTSTLHDWESDVENKTVTFTANTNGDQVTINNLELNVEVASIKSGKGAMDDKTYEALKESKFPNITFKLSEPVTVNKSGTVVAKGVLNLAGVKKEIAVNGNITVDNNAQIAIKGSYKINLNDYNITPPTAMFGTIKTGEEITVGFDLNLTKEPNN from the coding sequence ATGAGACCATTATATAACATAATCCAAGCAGTAATTATAGGATCTTTACTGATCGCACAACCCCTGTTCGGGCAGGACAATTACAAAGTAGATAATGATAACTCTACAATGACAGTTTCTGGAACATCGACATTACACGATTGGGAATCTGATGTAGAAAACAAAACAGTAACATTTACAGCAAATACCAATGGAGATCAAGTAACGATCAACAATCTGGAGCTAAACGTAGAGGTTGCATCAATTAAGAGTGGAAAAGGAGCGATGGATGATAAAACTTATGAAGCTCTAAAAGAAAGTAAATTTCCAAATATCACTTTCAAATTATCTGAACCAGTAACAGTAAATAAATCTGGAACTGTAGTTGCCAAAGGAGTTTTAAATCTGGCAGGTGTAAAAAAAGAGATTGCAGTTAATGGGAATATAACTGTAGATAACAATGCTCAGATTGCCATTAAAGGTAGCTACAAGATTAATTTGAATGATTATAACATTACACCCCCAACCGCTATGTTCGGTACAATTAAAACAGGTGAAGAGATAACTGTAGGGTTTGATCTTAACTTGACCAAAGAACCTAATAATTAA